In a single window of the Hippoglossus hippoglossus isolate fHipHip1 chromosome 7, fHipHip1.pri, whole genome shotgun sequence genome:
- the LOC117765171 gene encoding rho-related GTP-binding protein RhoA-C codes for MAAIRKKLVIVGDGACGKTCLLIVFSKDQFPEVYVPTVFENYVADIEVDGKQVELALWDTAGQEDYDRLRPLSYPDTDVILMCFSIDSPDSLENIPEKWTPEVKHFCPNVPIILVGNKKDLRNDEHTRRELAKMKQEPVKSDEARDMANRINAFGYLECSAKTKDGVREVFEMATRAALQAKRRGKKSGCCLL; via the exons ATGGCTGCAATCAGAAAGAAACTAGTGATAGTTGGTGATGGAGCCTGCGGCAAAACCTGTCTCCTCATAGTGTTCAGCAAAGATCAGTTCCCTGAGGTCTATGTGCCCACTGTGTTTGAAAACTATGTGGCAGATATTGAGGTGGATGGTAAACAG GTGGAGCTGGCTCTCTGGGACACAGCGGGACAGGAGGACTACGACCGACTGAGGCCTCTCTCCTATCCAGACACAGATGTCATTCTCATGTGTTTCTCCATCGACAGCCCTGACAGCCTCG AGAACATTCCAGAGAAGTGGACTCCTGAGGTCAAACACTTCTGTCCCAATGTGCCTATAATTCTGGTGGGAAACAAGAAAGACCTGCGGAATGATGAACACACACGTCGAGAGTTAGCTAAAATGAAACAG GAACCAGTGAAGTCGGATGAGGCGAGGGACATGGCTAACCGGATCAATGCCTTTGGTTACTTGGAGTGCTCGGCCAAGACGAAGGATGGTGTTAGGGAGGTGTTTGAAATGGCCACCAGGGCAGCACTGCAGGCCAAGAGACGAGGCAAGAAAAGCGGCTGCTGCCTTTTATAG